Within Macaca nemestrina isolate mMacNem1 chromosome 12, mMacNem.hap1, whole genome shotgun sequence, the genomic segment TCTGAAAGATGGCGCTGGGACAGAGCAGTAGGGTGGCAGAGGGAGGCCTGGCTCTGCCAAGGACAGTCCTTGAGGAAGGGACATTCGGGTCACAACCCGAGGGTGACAAAGGGGACAGCTGTCAAAAGTGACAATGCTGTGTATACTCCAGAGTGCCTGCCATGTGTCCCCAGGCTCTTGAGACTCAAAGTAGAGCTTGCAACCTGGTGAGGGGAGACAGACGACGAACCAAGGGCATAAGAAACTGCAATGGGCGTTGAGTAGGGTCCTGGAGTTGGGCAGATGGGAGGGGCGGGGGAGCATGCTGCAACTTCACAGAGTGGTCAAGGCAGGCATAttgaggaggtggcatttgagaaAAGATTTGAAgatggggagggaagaagaaaatcaTGATCTGTCTGCTCTGGCTTCTTTGGAGGACAAGCAGCTGATAGGAAAGCAGGAATTGCATCAAGAAGGTATTGAGAAGGGCGACGGAGCCACTGCAGAACTCCCAGGGGGGCACAGCAAGGGGTCAGCCTGGCAGGGTGGCCACGAGGAGCCAGAAGCCACTGGCCGCCCCAGAGAGTTGTAAGCAGGTCCAACAGGCTTCACTGACAAATGTCAGTTGTGAGAAACAGAAAGATGTGGAGCACCACCGCAGGGGCGTTGGCCTCAGAAACTGGGAGCCTGGAAGGGAAATTGCAGAGCAGGAGAGGACTGTAATGAACCGCTGTGTGGCGGAGACCAGGCGTTCAACTGTGGCCATGTGAATTCCAAGACGACTGTCTTGTGAGTTCCCTGTGTGTGGAGTCAGAGGGAGTCAGGGCTGGAGTTACAATGTGGAGTTACTGGCACATAGATGCCTTCTGAAGCCCACAGActagaggagaagagaaaaaaggacagAGAACCAAGCATGCTCCAAAGCTAAGAGATTGAGGAGAAGACTGGGAACCAGCCGAAGCGGCTGAGTAGGGACCAGAGAAGCAGTAGGGAGAGCCAGGGAGAGTGGCAGCCCAAAGGCCCACTGAGGAAGCACAGCAGGAGAGCGAGACAGATGGCGTCACCCGCCACCAAGAATACCAAAACAAGATGAGGACCAAGTATCAACATGCTCATTTCAGAGGGATccgagggttgcccaaaggcctcCACCTCCAGAAGTTTCCTGTTCGGGGGTAATTCCCTCCCTGCATCCCTGAAATTCCTGCCTAGAATTGCTGATTGGAACAGAACAGCAAAGTCCAGGGCGTGGTTTCCAACACCAACCTGCCTCCACCTCGGATTCACAAATGCAAAGGGATATCACCATGGGTCTAACCACAGAAAGTGGAATCAACCCTGAGGGAAGGGGGTGATAACATGAGTACTGTGGGGGAAAAATGGTCCAGGGAGTGGACACAAGTGGCAGCCCTCAACAGTCACACTTTCCAGATAATTTTGAAATTCCCTTCCAATTCCTATACATCTCTCATCTGAAGATGCAGGTTGCTGAGGGCAGCTGGGCACAGGCTGGAGGTCCTGCTTTTGCACAGAGATAGCAGCAGCTGACGTAGGGGGCTGAGGAGCACACAGGGAAGCCTCATCCACAGGTCCTGGAGCAACTTCCCCATCCCCTGCACCAATGTTTATGCACGGGAAGGCCTGGGGCTGGGCCATGGAGAGGAAAGCCCAAGGTCTGGTCTGCCTACTGCCGAAAAGTAATTACACAAGACAAGCAGAAGGAATCCAGACCGAGATCTAAGAGCATCCAGATGCCCGCCGCAGCGGGCCCAGTTCCTGAGCTATGACAGGCTTTAATGTGCGCCCCAGCTCTTGGGGACAGAGGCCTGGCTGCCGGCCCTTCTGTTCCCTGGCACAGACCCAGGCCCCCTGACCAGGGGAGGGGACTACTGGCTCCCTCTTCTCCACACTCCGAACACATGGCCCAGGCCCAGGACAGTTTTCAGAATTGAACATGAGCTCTTAGTATACACTTGATCATTTAAATGAGGTGTATGTGCAGGACCCTGTGCCGGGTACTTTAGATACTTCAATAGAGTTAATCCTCACAGAGGAGCAAGCTGAAAAATAACCTCTATGGTGTCGCTAAAAGGCAATCAGAACagacaaataagaaaatgagacTCAGCACAATGAAGTACTtttcccaaggctgcacagctaATACACGGCCACCCTGCATTCCCATCCAGCCCCGGCCACAGCGTCCCTGGGCCTGCGAACACGGCCCGCCACCGACACCAGCTTCCCGGACATCTGTGGAGAAAGAGAACACTCAAACATTAAATGCAATTTTCCTCCTTCTAAAGCATTTTGCatcaagaaagaaagggagggggaTCTAACAAAACCACAGACCACGTATCAAAAAGCGCAGCCCAAACATCTCTGGGTCCCCACTTCCCTGCATTCTCCTTTCTCCAGAAAGACAGTAAATTGCCTACTTCCTTCTCCTGTGAGTTTGACAGAACAAAGAAGCATAGGACAAAAGCAGGGAAGGATGAAGTGACAGCCGCAGAACTATGGCTGATCAACTTGCCCCGCATCAGAAAGTCAATGATTGAAGCAAGGTCTTTTCGCGTGCCTGGAAAGAGGACCTGCCCAGGGGAGGGGCTCTCCTTCCTGCCTTGAGACCACTCGTCATCCCGCCCCGGCAgaagaaacagcagcagcaggaggtggagagaggcagagggaggagtggAAAGAATGGAGTGATGGTAAACGAGGGAGAGAGGTGGGGAAGACAGGGTAGGTCCAGAAGGCCAGGAGACCAGGCATGCTTCATTTGAAGGCTTCTTCCAGCCCCCCACGTGTATAAGGTCTGCTGATTAGGGGAGAAAGGGTGAGCCAGAAGTTGGGACTCCAGGGCTTTCACTGGGAAAAGCCAAGCATGAAAGACAAGGAAGCCTCTAGGTCTCTAGGGTTAGGATAGACAAGGAGCATCTCGGGGAGAATGTGGAAAGCAGAAAATGGGGATGTGAATACATGAGAGAGGCTCTGAGATGAGTAAGAGAGAAAAGTCACCAAAGATAGAACAGTGAGCAGGATGGAGGTGGGTAGCAAGACACATCTATAACCCACCTTATTCTtgtcctccacctcctggaccaAGGCAGGGGCACACAATTCTCCAGCCTGGGACCCCAGCTGCCCCTTTCATAGCCGCGCAATCTCTTTGCAAGCTGTGGTTTGTGGGCCTCTATAGTGCCTGAGTTCCCCACCAGCCCATGAGCTCTATGAGAAAGTAGGTGTGTCTCACACCCCAGGTCGGCACTCAGGGGTCACCGGTGGTGTGGATGGACAAATTAATGCAGGGGGCTCTTTCACCCAACATGACTGATCCTCCACAGGTCTCTCTCAGGGGTCCCACCCCTACTCCCCGCCAGGCTCTGCGCTGTGTCTCTTCCCTCCTGACTTCCAGCTCTGCCTCCAGATCTGTCTTAGAGACGAGAAGCGCAAGGTTGGCAGAGGTGTGGCCTTTGCGTTTGTCTGCTGCCTCCAATCTGTGTCCCAGCtcggggaggtggggagagggatggGAGGTAGGAGGTGGAGAAGGGGCTCTATCAATATTGGAGGAGTAGAGAATTTTAGCCAGAGACTGCCTTTTTATTGCAAGGAATGGGAGAGAATGTAGTGGGACAGTAATGTCTTTTCCAAGCTGACCCTTGGctcaacatgaaaaaaaaaaggcagcagtgGAAAGTGATGTCAAGACACCAGTGGTGTGTTTGAAAGGCAGGATCCCTGGGTCCAGTACCAACTGGCTCCTCACTCCCAAATCCAAGGCACTGCTACTGTGGTTTTTCAACAAATTTATATTCTGACCTGAGCTACACCAGATAGTACTCAGTGCTAGGATCGGGGCAGAGAGCAACATAGACAGCCTAGGTCCCCATCCCAGTGGTGCATATGGCCTGCAGGGAGATGCGGGACTGTGGTTATGCTAAGCGCTGTGGCAGAAAAGCACAGGAGGCTCTGAGAGCACAGAACAGGCACCTGGCTCCACCTGGGAGGTCGAGGAAAGCATCTCCTATGAAGTGACTTTCAGGAAGAGGCTGAGGAGCAAGGGGGAGGAGCCCAGAGATGATGGAAAGGGATGGCACGGGCCTGGTAGGCAGCCCTGGTTGGAGGAAGCCTGGCCTGCCTCAACCACATAGAAGTTGCTATGGCTAAAGCATAAAAATAAGAATGGGCCTAGGCAGCTCCACTGACTGAGAAAACAGAAAGGCTGGGGACACAAAGACCGCCCTGGAAGCCGATAGTGACCCAAAGCAATAGGCCTGCATACATGCAAAATCGAGGCCTGTATACGTGAAACCACCTGAGACCTGTAGTGACTCAGGAAAAATATGAGTTGGGTGGAGGAGGCTCACTGTGCCTTAGGAAAGGTGGGGAGTGAAGGAAGGTGGGCACCACAGAACCAGAGCCGGAAGACCCAGCTAGGGGCTGGGAGCAGCATTTGTAGCATCAGGGGATGCAGAGAGCAAGTCCAGGCTCTGCACTCACCATTGAGTTAGGCTGTATATAGCCAATTTCAGCTCTGTGTCCCAGACTGCAAAGATGGCAAGTGTTCAGGAAAAGGAATGAGCTCAAATAAGTAGGGGAGTCTTGGAGAAGGAAGTAGAGAAGACTGGAGTTGAAGAAAACCAAAGGATGGTAAATGGGGTGGAGGGTATTCTTGGGTGGGGTAAGAAGAGCAAGCCTGAGGGAGGGTGCACCCGGATTGTGTAGGGGGCAGCTGGTCAGGGGGATGGGTAGGACCTGCAGGGCGCCGGGCAAGGAGGGCCTTTGAGTTCTGGTCAGGGGATGTCCACGAGAGGCCAAAGAGGGCCACTGTAGGATTTTGAAAGGTGAGCAGCAAAACAGTGTAGATGGGGGAGAGTTTAATCCAACAGTGGTGTACAGCCcaaaagggaaggagaggagggaggcaaGTCAGGGGTCACAGCAGCCTAGGCTGGGCAGGATGGGACTGAGGGGGTGCACCACCGCAGGCAGGGGAGAAAGTGCCAAGTCCAAGCATTTCCGAGCAGTAGCACGGACTGGGGGTGTCGGTGGAAAGCTGGCTCCCGGGTCTGAGTGACTGGGTGAAGCCATGGGCAGTCTCAGTGCAGaagggcaggcagggctgggggaggCCAGGAGAGCAGATGGGGAAAGGGTCACTTTTGAGGAAACCCAGtgcagaaaataaattaaagggAGCTGCACTGGTTTGAAAGTAAAGGCACCATGAGCCCTAGCCCTTAGTCCCCCACCCTCACACTCAGATCTCGAGGACTTCCCAGAACAAGGCTGGAAAGTCCCTGTTAGCGCAGCTGAAGGTCGCAGACCAACCCCGGGGCAGAGATCAGGGTCAGAGATGAAGATCTGGGGTCGCCAGCGTGCAGCTGATAACCAAAGACACATATGGCATCACCCAGAAGGACAGAGGCGGTGCAGTGCTGAGTGGTGGGGAGGCTCCCACTAACCACCCACCCTGTTTTGCCATTTCAAATGCCAGCTACACGGTGCCACAGACACCATCTCCTCCTCGGGACTGTGCTTCCTGCACTGCCTCTCCTGTATCAGATTCTGTCTGactccatctctccctctctttctacGTGCCCCTGGTCCAGCACAcagcctccttctctcctttgcttctttctctcttccttctcccagcTGCACAGGCACCGTCCATCTGGGCTCCTAGCTTTAGACTCTCTGAAGCTTCCCACCGCCACTGCCCCCTCATCAGGTCTTTTTGGGTGGCatttcatgatttatttttagcCCCTGTGCCATCCTGAGGATGTGAACAATATTCCTGAGTCATGGTTTTGCACGGAAGCAGGGCCAGACACTCCCTGCACATCCCTGAAGATGGCTTATCAACCTCTCGCCAGGCCTACAGGGGAGAGAGCTTTATCCGACAGTTTCTTTTCTGGATGgacatttttccttcttcccctccacCTCCAGCTCAGCCTTCAGCTGCTCCAACCCAGGAGGCTTCAGTCAGAGAAGCCAGCTGTTCTGGGGCAGCAACTTGAGCTAAACTCACCCGTATCCACATCACATCCTCAGCAGAGTCAGTTTCAGGAAAAAGGGATCGTGCAAAAGCCTCTGGTGTATCTGTGATTGAAAACAGAGAGCAAGCCAGTTCAGAAAATGAGCAAGGTGAAACTGTTTCTAAAGAGTCCTGTATTGGGGGCCAGAGACTTGGGTTCTAGGCTTGTCACCTTAAGCAAATCACTTAATCCCACTCAAGGAGTATTTTCCAAATCCCTCCTCTCTGCGAGGTTCCAGCCTGGGTTCTGGTTTCACCTGAGTTAAACAAGCTGATCCTAGTAAATCATAATAATGGCTGTATTTATTGAACAATTACCACATGCAATGCGACATACTAGATACTCAGAAACACTGACATTTCTTTCACAGGAAGAAACTGGATCTcaaatttttaatagagtcgCATGGCCCAGAAATCCggatttaaaatcattttggtgTCATCAAATCCCAAGTATATCCACCCCACCTCTCACTCTCCCTGGGCCTCTTCTAGCCCCAATCGTTACCTGCCCTCattgcagaagaaagaataacCAAATCTTAGACAATTACCCACTTGCCAGGTACCCCGGCTGGCAGGGTAAAATTCAGTGTTTGGGGAGCTCAGAGTGACGAGGGATGTGGAGAGCCTTCACACTACGGACAACAGTCACCAAGCAGGACCCCACGCTTGGCTGAGCCTGTGAAGTATCTAGACACAAAACATCTCTGCCTGCCAATGCTTCCAAATGGAGAAAAAACCATTTTGTGTCTGTGGCAAGATTTCACCCAATTCTATcatccacatttttaaaagtaaattcatTTGAATTTTGTCATGTAGTGTCCAATGTGACAGGATCATCAAGTGTAAGATTACAGTGTCAAACTGACAAGACCCAGCTTCCTGGCCCCTTCTCCCATgtcctctctctctgtccatctctctccctccctcccttttctcaaCAGCAATGCCCTTCCCCGTCCCCTGGCCCCACACATATACCTTTGACTGcagcttgagaaccactgcttgcCTTTTAGATGCTTTGTGATCTcccaacagaaaatataaaacgATGTGTAAATTACATGGCTGGGGTGAGAggtgggaaagagaaagaagccccgAATCAAACTCAGAGACTAGTTTCTTCCAGATGGACATGAATAATCCCACGAGTGTTGCTCAGAGAGGGGCCGGTCTGCTGACCTTGATGCAAGTCCTGGGACCCGGCTGTTCCCTGTAGGATATTAGTCACTCCATAAAACCTCTAGGCCAGTTTCCCAGGCTGTGGGGCCCTATAGGCAATTTCCCATAGGGTCTCAGAGCCTGAGAACCTATGCATCTCACTGCCTGGTGGTCGGTTCATGTTGCAGCAGATGTGATTTGCCTCTTGAAACATGACTTCAGCAAATGTCCCAAGACAAAGCTGTAAACTTAACTTCTCTCGCAGAGGGAACTCCAGGACCCAACCCAGCATCCCTCCTTCTGGCCATGACGCGTGTCAGAGCCTGGGGAAATACAGAGCTCTTGCCTCGAGGAAATGCCACACGTGTGTTTCCAAGAAACCACATGCTGGGAGTTCCAGGGATGTTCCTGGGGCAGACGAAGGGGCAGCAAAGAGCTTGGAGCAGGATGTTCGGTGCCCAAGACACTTCCAAGAcgaagctgaggagggagaagcATGGACTCCTAGGTGGCCGGATTTGGAGGTCACCCAGCAcaagtccctcccacgacactCCTGTCCTGCATTCGTTGGGTCTTAGCTTAAACTCCACCTTCCCCTCCCCAGCAACTGATTTCACCATTGGATTCCTTTCTAGGTTTCAACATTCTTCAGCAGCTGACAATCACATGGCGGGCAGGGTGGTAGGGATATCTCATCAATGATGGAGTAAGAGAACACATTCATTCATTGTTCACTAAGTCTGTCAGCCCTAAAGGTCTCTTATTTCCAAATAGGAAGGAATTCAGAtttaaaagagggagagagatcaGAACGGATGACGATTAGAAGAAGAGAGGAAGCGGGAGGCAATGCAGCTAAGACACtagacagggaagggaagagcTCCAGGTATCAGACATCTGTGCGGGGCGGCATCACGGGTGAGTGCAGGAAGGAAAATTGATGACTTCATAATATTTTTTACAACTTTACAACAAATATAAATCTGAATCTGTTGCATGTACCAGGGTCTAACAAGGGCAGAAAGCAAAGGCAAACTCAAGTTTATGAGCCCTCCCCCTACACACAGAGGTGCTGGGGACCTCTGTGTGCAGGGGTTTTACGAAAAGTGTCCTTGTGTGGACATGAACACAGTCAACGATGCTATAGAGGCAACTCCCTGGACACACTCCATTCGGGTGGCCCTGATCACCAGTCACATGAGTCCTTGTGTCTGTGTCTTGATCTATCCCCGAATTACAATAGCAGCTTAGGATAAAGCTAACAGCATGCCTCCTAAAAAGTAAAACTGGTATTTTCCTTCTTGATGatgaaatacataaatgtatCACTTTGCAGTGAAAAGGTGATGCCTCCGTAACCAGAGAGGTCACCTTGAGGCCTGAGTGTGTAGTTGGAGGCTGAGGGCACAGCCCTTTGTTCCAAAAGCTCCTTGCAGTTTTGCTGTTGCTTAGGTTAGGTGGTTGttgttacttgtttttttgttttctttttttttttacttgtttttgtagTGGAATCAATGTTCACGTCCTATGAACTCTGTCCCCTAGAACCCTGAAATCTTTTCTAGAAACCAAGATATTGTTTGCTTCCTTGAATTGTCTTTAGAAATGCAGGATTTAGGAAAGTGATGGGTGGACGCCACCCTGCCCCTTGTGTTTGACTCCCAGGAGTTCGGAAGGTGCCACGCCCACCATTGACTTGAGCTGCTGTCTTGTCTCGTGTTTGTGGCCATCACTGCCCCAGCTGTGCTAAGGAGACCTGTGTCAAAACTTACATCCCACACTCCTGCTTTCCACAACCTATTACTTGCAGTGTTAACCCTAAAATTCCCACACTTTTTGAGCTAGTCTTCtgcatttaataatttttccCCGTCCCCCGGCACCTCTGTGTGTAGGGGGAGGGCTCATAAACTTGAGTTTGCCTTTGCTTTCTGCCCTTATTAGACCCTGGTACATGCGACAGACTCAGACTTATATTTGTTGTAAAGTTGTAAAAATATTATGAAGTCATCAATTTTCCTTCCGTCTCCACTTCGCTTAACATCTGATTCACAACTTAATGCAagtcctaaaaaaagaaaagaaaaaaggttggtGGGGAGCAAAGAAAGGCTCTTCATCACTTAAAAGCAACAAAACCAGACTGTTctacattatataataattaataaataaaataaataagtgtatCACTTTGGTTCTGAGGCAGTAGTGTCAGCTAACATAAAACTAACATAAAAACCAAAtaagattaattaaaaaaaaaaggattccagAATCTGGGGCCTTATCCTTTATTCCAACCCCCCAAGTCAACTGTCTACTTGCAGGACGGGGTCCTCAAATCCCTGGGAGGGGCTCTAAACCCACCGTTGACTTTTCTTGAAGGTCTCACCCAAGAAGCTTGACTCCGAATCATAGAGTAAAGATCAGGGCGAAGGAGAAATCGAGAAGCTTGGTAGGAGACAAAAAGAACATGGCCAGGCCATCCAGGGATGTCACTTGCCAAGTTTTAAACCAACCTTCTGAGCTCTAACAAAATGCACACCCCAAGGCATTAGGACTGGTTTACTCTGGCCTGAGGTGACTTCCTGTTTTTGAAGAGAAGAGGTGGGTAGCAGCTCAGAGATGGGTTCTGGGCACCACTCGACTTTGACAAAACAGTCCTCGCTTGACTTCAGCATAACTGGGGCAGATAGGGCGAGATAGGATTACTCCCCAAACAAGAAGTTTCACAACCAGGCCAGCCACGTGCTCAGGAAAGCGGGGAGCGGGGTGGGGGGATGCCAATGCAGAGGCGGGGCTCCCGGGCCTGAGAGGGAGGTGACAGGCACCGGTGAACTTGCAGGGTGACTGGCTTCAGTTGTCTTTCTTCAGCAGGAAACCAAAAAACAGTGCTAAAAGAAGGTGACTGAGAATCAGAGAGACACACTAGCTGCTACTGCCCGCAGCTGGCTTTCTTGCACTTATTCCCCCATTTAATCACCGGAGGGGAACTCACAGAGGGCGGCCGCTCACTGCAGGGACCATAGGACTAAGGCGTACAATCAGCTCAGTAGGGCAACAACCCACACTAAATTTTTTCAGTAAGACCCAGTTTCAAATACCTCCGTCAATAAAACCCAGCAATTAGACCACGTGTCCTGTTTCAATAACGAGAGTGAGGTTGCCACCACCATAGGCAGCAATAAAGGTGTGAGCTTGGGTCTGACTTTGCATCGGGGGTGCCCCCGGCTCAGCAACCACTCTACACCAAACAGCTTGCAGATCCCCTCCTCCACTCACCCTTTTCCCCCCGCAGGTGTTCTTTTTCTGAATAGCAACAACTGCCACACCCCTGGTGTGTTGTTTGTTCACTGGCGTTCCTCCATTTTACTCTGAAACACAAGAAAGCATCCAATAAATAATGGCTAAAAGAGTGAATCAGTGTAGGAATCTATTATCTATGTTTTTCCAGCCAAGCTTCTCATGAATAAGGCCCAGGATCAGAGTTATACAATTCTGTTTCTTCTCAGTGTCCTGTACCCAGTAGGTGTTTTAATAAACACGCACTGACAGATCAATTCCAGTGGATCCTAGGCCTGgatgaaaagaaaggaacaaaggacaGGATCCCAGAGGGCAGGAGGTCCCACACTCAGTGATGCTGAGTGTTACAGAGAATGCGCCTGTCACCAGGATCCTGACGTTTAGGATGCTCACTCAACACCCTGTGCCTGGACCTCAGCTTGCCTCAGCCCAGAGAATGCTGCCTCGCAGTCACGTTCCTCCCCCACCAACTTCCCTTTTCCTCGGATGCTCTGTTTACAGGCTTTCCCCACCCTACGCTCGGTGTGACCTGGTCGCCACGTGGTTTCTGACATTCCCACACGTAAGTCCACCAGACCCACTCGCTCTTGCCCCCAATTTAAAGACACGAAACCCTTGGTTTTACCTAGCATCAGTCTAACTGCAGCTGACTTTCTTCAGGGGTGATTCTCTCGTACTGGGAAAGCACAATACATTTGAGGGTGGGATGGGAATAAGACTGCAGAAGGGTGGCAAAGACCCAATGATCTTACTTTCTTGTAATGTCTCACAATTGCAGGTGCCTTCGTGCAAACCTGTTGCCTTTAGCGACCATCCCGAGGACTATAAGTTAATGTTTCCATTTCCATCCCACAAACGGAGCATGAAGGCACAGAAAGGTCAACCCTCACAGTATGTTTCTGGGGCACAGTCCTCCTGGCCCGGCTCCCACACACAGAGTCCCTGTGCAATTCTGTGGGGTAGTCCCACCCAACCCAGGATTTGGGATCAGAGAGACCTGAGTCTACATTATGCCACTGCGAACCTTGAAAAATGGATTTAAACTCACTAAGCCTTGGTCTTTCTCAtgtgaaaattagaaaaacaaaacatctatCTCACAGAGTGTGTGCGATATTTAAATGAGGTAGCAGCAAACACAAAATGCCTGGTCTGCAGCTAGGCATTGCAGGTATTTGATAGGGCAAAAGTTAGCATgcaaaactgtatttttttttttcagaacgcCAGGCACGATACCAGATTC encodes:
- the LOC105476221 gene encoding uncharacterized protein isoform X4; this translates as MDGPEGQYAKGNKPVPRTLTDFPTRMWVIAQRSSVVMKESDSTAETPHSILRRVKWRNASEQTTHQGCGSCCYSEKEHLRGEKDTPEAFARSLFPETDSAEDVMWIRMSGKLVSVAGRVRRPRDAVAGAGWECRVAVY